The proteins below are encoded in one region of Apium graveolens cultivar Ventura chromosome 4, ASM990537v1, whole genome shotgun sequence:
- the LOC141716985 gene encoding uncharacterized protein LOC141716985 has protein sequence MPDVEPADLNPRKRGCREVEEENCGDGGFGEADALVGGVNRTLTLVGNRATMASTIDPRSKKEIVRAEIQPHERWTGGTTVPLRVFNLFHLPQDAIAFDGRRREDLADRCKSRAGRFLADFMHVVEEFRAGGSDEARAKLEAEVSTLRAEKKKLKTNYLGLEKGSFELANVNTALSKKVSEMDVKGQSMDAQVSEH, from the exons ATGCCAGATGTGGAGCCGGCTGATCTGAATCCTCGCAAGAGGGGGTGTCGAGAAGTTGAAGAGGAAAATTGTGGAGATGGTGGGTTTGGTGAAGCGGACGCGTTGGTTGGTGGGGTGAACAGGACCCTCACATTGGTTGGTAACAGGGCGACAATGGCTTCTACCATTGACCCCCGATCGAAAAAAGAAATTGTGAGGGCTGAGATTCAACCCCACGAACGCTGGACAGGTGGAACAACTGTGCCGCTGAGGGTCTTCAATCTTTTTCATCTTCCTCAAGATGCAATTGCTTTCGATGGGCGTCGTCGAGAGGATTTAGCGGATCGCTGTAAGAGCCGAGCTGGAAGG TTTCTTGCTGATTTCATGCATGTCGTGGAAGAATTTCGAGCTGGTGGAAGTGATGAGGCTCGAGCGAAGTTGGAAGCTGAAGTGAGCACTCTTAGGGCagagaagaagaagctcaagACGAATTACTTGGGTTTAGAAAAAGGGTCATTTGAATTGGCTAATGTGAACACCGCATTGTCAAAGAAAGTAAGTGAGATGGATGTTAAAGGCCAATCGATGGATGCGCAGGTGTCGGAGCATTAG